The DNA segment TTACCATATGAAAGTGACTGCTCATCCTAAATGCATCACTTGCACTAATGGATTTTGTATCCCACGCCAGTGGTAACAAAGCACATAATATATATCCGTACGTTAAAGACAAAATATGCATGATCACCACACATCAAGTAGACATAAAGCATGTTGCAAAGGCAAAACTAAATATGTATCACAGTAACACGTCGTCTTCGAATGAAAATGACTAAACGTGACAAGATGGACCAACTCATCGGAAcgatatatatagagtttcctAAAACTCGACATATGAAATAATATAATCGCGAGCATTTCGATCTTGACTTAGATGTTATATAGCTTAGACCTTAATCATGCATGATGAAACCATAAAAGTTTTACGCCTTAATTAGGTCTTTCTAAATATCGAATAAATAACAACCAAGTCTTGCTTCTTTTGCATTAATAGGCCTATAAAGGGGTGTCTCAGCTGGACATTCGCTAAAGTAGAAGCTTTAAAGTAGGTTTTTAACTTCACAGTACTCCAAAATTTGCTAGAGGCCAGGTACGTAGTTGCTTTAGTTGGTGCCGTATTAAGTACATTAGACAACATTATTTTTTATCCTCTAAAAAAAGTATATTATACACCACTTAATATTCTCTCCATCTCAAAATGATCAGGACAAGATATAGCGAGAGATCATAGTCTAGATTATTCAGGTTAATTGCAAACACCATTCCAGTGAAACAACGAGATTAATTGTTAAAAACTCTCACGAAAAAACAATAATCTATAAAATCCTTATGTTTTGCAAATCTTGAGCACACGTACATAacgaataataaatatacatgcacatgccattaaaaatagcttatagtaaaaatacatttttctttttttaactgAACCTCTAGCAAAGAGAGTAACTTGAAATCATCGCATGCAAAACTGaatattcaaaaatattataattcacCGGGAATAGTACATTatatagatttaaaaaaaaaagggggggggggggatcgAGGTGGGAAGTGAGATTCATGAATACATACCGCGACTAGGAGGCCGATCTCGACGGAGCCGAAAAGGACGCCGGAGAATGCACCTAGGCAGACCAAGAAATCCAACTTGTCCACCTTCCAAATATTGTAAGCTTCATTGAGATCAATGAGACCGGGGAGTGCAGAAAGGATGATGGAGGCAAGAATGGCAAGTGGGGTGTAATACAAAAGCTTGGTGAAGAGCAAAAGGGATATCAGCACTGTGATTGCCATTACAATATTGGACACTGCTGTTTCACACCCTGCACTGAAATTTACGGCTGTCCTCGAGAACGAACCTGCATGCATGCATGCCCACGGtatcatatcatatatatatgtatatcagttaaatttttataaaagtatATAACTTGGTTTTAGTGATCTTATATATGACTTTGCATTTGGTTAATTGGTTTGTTGtcttattttcaattttattcatttttcatCCGAACAAATTACATGACACTGCATGTATGTTTAAGTATCACGTTATTTCATTGTCACGTTGAAAAAATGTCTAAATTACATAATACGTATATACAtcactaaaattgaaatatgacCAAATACATTATCAAGTTGAATGGCATGTAGTAATGTTGCATGGTTTGATAATATAACTAGTCTGCAAAATGGAAAACCTCCCAAAGAAATTTATTAGTACCTGTAGCCGTATAGCAGGAAGTCAAAGACCCAATTATGTTCATAAATCCCATGGCGGACATTTCTTTGTCCCCATCAAGGTGATACCCTTTAATTGTTGCAAATGATCTGCCAACCGCAATTGCTTCCTGACACAATAAAAAGAATAATTCGCCCATCAAAAACTTATTGGAaaatacctttttttttttttagggggTGGGTGGGGGGGCAgctcaaaaaattaaataagaacTTTGATAGCATTATTTTAAAAGAAACAGAACTATTGCACAAAAATTGGCCTGATTAATTTTGACTCGTGACGTGATGATGAAAATAAGAACttttaatataaattcgatTAATTTTGGTGGCACGCGATGATCAATACAAAATTAATATAGAGTGATGGATTATTTATCACCGTGAGGGCGATGAGTGCACAAATGAGTCCGATCTTTGCGGATTCTCCGAGATGTTCGCCACCAAAATTCAACTGATGAACTGAACTTGGATTGATCCCTCCTTTGAAATGCTTCACGATTTTGACGCCATGCTTCTCAGCTTTCGTCAAGTACACTATCAAAGTGGATAAAACCACTGAAAATAGAGGAGCCATGGCTGGTAACCAGAACAATTTCCGGTTCCTTTTTCCctgaaatatatttttaataatatttctagaataaaaacatctaaaaaaacaactgtaaattaattagaattatGTGCATATATACTTACAATGAACCGGGTGCATAGAATGAAGATCAGGAATGAACAGCCAAGGACAAAGTTGGTGGGATACCACTGTTACACAACACCATTAACTTTTTAATTAAAGAAATTATATTTACATGGTACGTAATAACACATAGTATATATAATTTGAAGTAAAAACACTTGACTCCTCTTAATAGTAAAGTTGCAACTATTGATTGCtccctaattttatttagtatAACCCTGTTTTTTTGCACCCCACcctaaaaaaaagaaataatcgATTTCCTTCCCCCAAATATTTACTATAAAAATTGTTACACATATATactagtatttttaaaaaatagtagAAGCTAATTATCAAACTCATGTGAGGGCATGATCGCATGAATAACAAGTCGGCTAATTAAAAAAGTTGTTAAACTGTTGTGTGCAATGATTGTTTTTGTTGAGAGAGATCTTAATTTTATGCTTGATTTATGgtatagtttaaaaaatttgatttgCATCGTTACCTACCACTAGATGTATAAACTGTTTTAAAGTAATTTGTAATatgaaaattataatttatgctttttattaatatgatgataatttttaagactttaacacaattttttttctttcgaaacattcttattattattcatgtaacatatatatatatatacttagtTCAATTTGCTGGTACCTTATACcacataaatattttaaaagattGCGTAAAATTAGAACATGTATAtgcaaatattttgaaaattttattggaATGGGTACGTATTTCTTTCtaaagatttcaaataaataaaggTGCAAATGAAAAATAACATACATGGCAAAATAGAATAATTCCTCGTccttataaaattaaaatccaGCTTCATTTCCACGATTGAGAATATTAAACACAAAAAGCATCCGATGGatgaaaaaaatcaagaaaatcaGTTTAATAATCTCAATCAATCACACACAAAAACATGTGATTAAATAGAAaaccacaaaaattaaaaaaaaaatggaattaAAAAGCTTACTTCTTGACGAAGTGCTTTGACGACAGAGTGAAGCACAGAGACAACATCCGTATGAGAGCTCATATTTTTTATTCCCAATAATCCTTTCAACTGCTGCAGCCCGATAACAATGGCGGCGCCACCCATGAACCCAACTATTGCAGAATGCGACAGGAAATCCACAAGAAAACCCAACCTGAAGTTTTTGAATTAATCATGTTAAGTACATTAATAATTTCTCGAAAAACCCATGTTAGAAATTAAACTTGGAtctaactcatctcaaaagttAGCTCAAAAGGTGATGATTGCccttgtctatattaagggATCCCACTCTTCAAACGCCCAAAAATAAACATCTGGAACGCGGAGATATTAACGGGTGGCCTAACTATAAGCATTGGTAGGATAGAGTACTGGGATCCCTTAATATAGACAATGACAATCCTCACCTCTTCATCTAGTTTTTGagttgagttaggtccaagtttaatttctaacatggtatcagagtcaggttccaccgttatgtgttggacgGCCCATAGTTGACTTCACCCGTCCCATAGTTGACCACCCTTTAATATCTTCACGCTCCAGTCGTTTCATTCCTGGGTATGTTGGTGTATTAATTTGTGTCCCACATCGGTTGACTAAATAACCTGGGGTGTGTTTAGTttgtcccacatcggttggGTAAATAGTCTGAGAGTTTAATATATAGGCTTGGACAAACCTTCTCTCTTGAGTTAgattttgaggtgagttagattttgaggtgagttaggtcaaGTGTCATTTCTAATAACCCATGTAATGTAATTTCTTGGAGATTTTGATCATATAATTATGAGTAAAAAAATCACCTGAATAATCCAAACAGCGCCTGGAAAACACCGGTGAAGAAGGTGACAGTGAAAACCATTCTTCTGTAAGCTGTAGGATCAGCGGCAGGGTCTACTACTTTAGAGATTGTTGCAGACAAAAGAAGCGAAACCACTGCAACTGGCCCGATCGCTATCTCTCTTGAACTTCCCATTACAGCATATATCACTGGTGGCACCACACTCGTAtctgaaattaattaattatgttgttTGAGACGCTGCAACAATATTTATAATACTGTTGATTAATGGTTATTTCGTTCACTTACATAGACCATATTGAGGATCAAGTTTCGCCAGATTAGCATATCCGATACTCTGCAAATTAATAACAATTCGTTTCAGTTTTCACAAGCAAAATTTGAATCTAAAAATTAACGCAGATAATGCACCTGAGGAATGCAGAGACTGGCAAGAGTAAGGCCAGCCATGAAATCGTTCTTGAACTTGGTAGCTTTGTAATTCTTTCCCCATTTTAGAATCGGAAACAGGTTTTGCAAGAAGAGGAAACAGCGATTCGGCCTCCCGGGTTCCTTCGCTTTGGCTCGAGGAAAAAGGGTCTCTTTCATGGAGATGTACAGCTCCTGCCATGGCGGAGGTGGGTTCGGAGAGGTGAGAAGCCATTTCGCTCTTTCCGACCAGCCGGAGACGGCGGCGGGGGCGGCGGTGAAGTCCAACTGCTGTAACTCCAGTGTGGAGTTTGTGGCAGATGGAGTACTGCTCATGGTTAATTCTTTGAAGTGTTTGGGTGAACTCCCGGGGAATTACCTTGTGTTGCGACTCtcgctatatatatatatatatacaagcaGAAACACAACTTTTCTGCTAAATTCTTATTGTTTCTTTGTGTAGTGCCTCTAAGGATCgagaaaattataatattttcttCTCATATATAACTTTCATGTTTTCTATTTTTGAGTTTGTCCTTTGTCAATTCCTGCTTTTGGA comes from the Henckelia pumila isolate YLH828 chromosome 1, ASM3356847v2, whole genome shotgun sequence genome and includes:
- the LOC140880020 gene encoding low affinity sulfate transporter 3-like — translated: MSSTPSATNSTLELQQLDFTAAPAAVSGWSERAKWLLTSPNPPPPWQELYISMKETLFPRAKAKEPGRPNRCFLFLQNLFPILKWGKNYKATKFKNDFMAGLTLASLCIPQSIGYANLAKLDPQYGLYTSVVPPVIYAVMGSSREIAIGPVAVVSLLLSATISKVVDPAADPTAYRRMVFTVTFFTGVFQALFGLFRLGFLVDFLSHSAIVGFMGGAAIVIGLQQLKGLLGIKNMSSHTDVVSVLHSVVKALRQEWYPTNFVLGCSFLIFILCTRFIGKRNRKLFWLPAMAPLFSVVLSTLIVYLTKAEKHGVKIVKHFKGGINPSSVHQLNFGGEHLGESAKIGLICALIALTEAIAVGRSFATIKGYHLDGDKEMSAMGFMNIIGSLTSCYTATGSFSRTAVNFSAGCETAVSNIVMAITVLISLLLFTKLLYYTPLAILASIILSALPGLIDLNEAYNIWKVDKLDFLVCLGAFSGVLFGSVEIGLLVAIGISFSKIILNSIRPRVEEIGKIPGADNVFCNLLQYPVATKIPGILIVRINSGTFCFANANFIRERIMKLVKEENGTEENTKRGLRVLILDLTNVMNIDTSAIHALEELHRDLVSRGIDMAVTNPKWQVMTKMKASKFVDKIGDGWIFLSVGDAVDASIFLKINALNHC